TACGGTTTTCAACTTTTTTGTGAGAAGAATGCGCACTGGCTGGATGATTATTCTTTGTTTATCGCGCTGAAAGAACATTTTCAGGGTAAGGTATGGAGCCGCTGGCCGGCAGAAATTAAATACCGGGAAAAGGCAGCCATGGAGGAATGGGGTGAAAAATTAAGGGAACGAACAGGAAAAGAACGGTTTATTCAATATATATTCTTTAAGCAGTGGCATAAACTCAAGGATTACGCCCACAAAAAAAATATACAGATAATAGGTGATATCCCCATCTATGTCACCTATGACAGCGCTGACGTATGGTCGCATCCTGAGTTGTTTAAACTGGATGAAAACGAGCAGCCGGTATGTGTCGCCGGGGTGCCGCCGGATTATTTCAGTGAGACAGGGCAGCGATGGGGAAACCCGATTTATACCTGGGAATTCCATAAAGAGACAGGCTTTTTATGGTGGATAAAACGTCTTGAGCACAACCTGAAACTTTTTGATATTGTCAGACTAGACCATTTCAGAGGGTTTGTCGCATATTGGGAAATCCCCGCGCAGGAAGAAACTGCCGTGAATGGAAAGTGGATTGAGGCTCCCGTTGAAGATTTTTTTACCACCATTTTTAAGCGCTTTCCCAGTGCGACCCTTATTGCGGAAGACCTTGGAACCATTACACCGGATGTAAAACTCATCATGGAAACGTTCGAATTTCCCGGCATGAAACTTCTTCTTTTCGCCTTTGGTGATGATATCGCAAAAAATCCTTATGCGCCCCACAATTACGTAAAAAATTGCGTGGTCTATACGGGAACCCATGACAACAATACCATAAAAGGATGGTTTAAAAACGAGGCACATGGAGAAACCAGAAAAAGACTTTCCAGGTATCTTGGAAGAGAGGTTTCCGAGACCAATGTGTGCGGGGAGCTGATACGGCTTGCGATGATGTCAATCGCGGATACGGTAATCATTCCCATGCAGGACATCCTTGGCCTCGATGAAGAGGCAAGAATGAATTTACCCGCGACCACGGCAAATAACTGGTCGTGGAGGGTGCTTTCCGAACAGCTCACGGCATCCGTTGCAAATGAAATCAGGGAAATTACTGAAACGTATGGAAGGGGTTGATATGACATTCGCGCGCTATCCCACCCCCCGAATACCGGATGCTACCTACAGGCTGCAACTCAATAAACAATTCACCTTCAACGACGCAAAAAAAATA
The sequence above is drawn from the Candidatus Brocadiaceae bacterium genome and encodes:
- the malQ gene encoding 4-alpha-glucanotransferase gives rise to the protein MNKRRSGILLHITSLPSPHGIGDFGPLAYTFIDFLAEAKQCLWQILPLNPTSTAYGSSPYSSCSAFAGNHIMISPDILLEEGLLETSDLEHEMPLPDERADYAQVAAHKENLLQKAYQRFYQKGKEERYGFQLFCEKNAHWLDDYSLFIALKEHFQGKVWSRWPAEIKYREKAAMEEWGEKLRERTGKERFIQYIFFKQWHKLKDYAHKKNIQIIGDIPIYVTYDSADVWSHPELFKLDENEQPVCVAGVPPDYFSETGQRWGNPIYTWEFHKETGFLWWIKRLEHNLKLFDIVRLDHFRGFVAYWEIPAQEETAVNGKWIEAPVEDFFTTIFKRFPSATLIAEDLGTITPDVKLIMETFEFPGMKLLLFAFGDDIAKNPYAPHNYVKNCVVYTGTHDNNTIKGWFKNEAHGETRKRLSRYLGREVSETNVCGELIRLAMMSIADTVIIPMQDILGLDEEARMNLPATTANNWSWRVLSEQLTASVANEIREITETYGRG